In the Staphylococcus sp. IVB6240 genome, one interval contains:
- the purR gene encoding pur operon repressor, whose product MRYKRSERIVYMTQYLISNPNKLVPLTYFVEKFQQAKSSISEDVQIIKDTVVKEGLGSIETVAGASGGVRYRPQMQREEAEAVVQEVTSLLQEKDRLLPGGYLFLSDLMGNPTLLKKVGKLIATIYMDEELDAIVTIATKGISLANAVASVLNLPVVVIRKDNKVTEGSTVSINYVSGSSRKIETMVLSKRTLKEHSNVLVVDDFMRAGGSINGVMNLMAEFKAQVKGVSVLVESKEVKQRLIEDYTSLVRLSDVDEYNQDFKVEPGNSLSKF is encoded by the coding sequence GTGCGATACAAAAGAAGTGAACGAATTGTTTACATGACTCAATATTTAATTAGCAATCCAAATAAACTCGTACCGCTGACTTACTTTGTAGAGAAGTTTCAACAGGCAAAGTCATCGATTAGCGAAGATGTTCAGATTATTAAAGACACAGTTGTTAAAGAAGGACTCGGTTCAATTGAGACCGTTGCAGGTGCGAGTGGAGGCGTCAGGTATCGACCTCAGATGCAACGCGAAGAAGCGGAAGCAGTCGTGCAAGAGGTGACGTCGTTATTGCAAGAAAAGGACAGATTGTTACCCGGTGGCTATCTCTTTTTATCTGATTTGATGGGGAATCCTACATTATTGAAAAAGGTAGGTAAACTCATCGCAACCATCTATATGGATGAAGAGCTTGATGCGATTGTAACGATTGCAACGAAAGGGATTTCTCTTGCGAATGCTGTGGCAAGTGTACTCAATCTCCCAGTAGTTGTGATTCGTAAAGACAATAAGGTGACGGAAGGATCTACCGTATCGATTAACTATGTATCCGGTTCTTCAAGAAAGATTGAGACGATGGTATTGTCAAAGCGAACATTGAAAGAACATTCAAATGTGCTCGTAGTAGATGATTTTATGCGTGCGGGAGGTTCAATCAATGGAGTTATGAATCTGATGGCAGAGTTTAAAGCACAGGTAAAAGGGGTATCTGTACTTGTGGAGTCCAAAGAAGTAAAACAGCGATTGATTGAAGATTACACTTCTCTTGTCCGCTTGTCTGATGTTGATGAATATAACCAAGACTTCAAAGTGGAACCAGGTAATAGTTTATCTAAATTTTAA
- a CDS encoding 50S ribosomal protein L25/general stress protein Ctc, which translates to MASLKSIIRQGKQTRGDLRKIREAGKVPAVVYGYGTKNVSVKVDEVDFIKVIREVGRNGVIVLGVGSKEIKVMVSDYQFDLLKNQITHIDFLAINMSEERTVEVPVHLIGEAPGAKEGGVVEQPLFDLNITATPDSIPESIEVDISELNVGDTLSVQDIKVSGDFTIENDAEEAVVSVVAPTEEPTEEEIEAMEGEATTEEPEVVGEEKEESEEE; encoded by the coding sequence ATGGCTTCATTAAAGTCTATTATTCGTCAAGGTAAACAAACACGCGGAGATTTACGTAAAATCCGTGAAGCAGGTAAAGTACCAGCAGTAGTATATGGTTACGGTACAAAAAACGTATCAGTTAAAGTTGATGAAGTAGATTTCATCAAAGTGATTCGTGAAGTAGGACGTAACGGTGTTATCGTTTTAGGTGTAGGTTCAAAAGAAATCAAAGTAATGGTATCTGATTACCAATTCGATCTTCTTAAAAACCAAATTACACACATCGACTTCTTAGCAATCAACATGAGCGAAGAGCGTACTGTTGAAGTACCAGTTCACTTAATCGGTGAAGCACCTGGTGCAAAAGAAGGTGGCGTAGTTGAACAACCATTATTCGACTTAAACATTACTGCTACTCCTGACAGCATTCCTGAAAGCATCGAAGTGGATATCAGCGAATTAAACGTTGGTGATACTTTAAGCGTACAAGACATTAAAGTATCAGGCGACTTCACTATCGAAAATGATGCTGAAGAAGCAGTTGTATCTGTTGTTGCACCAACAGAAGAACCAACTGAAGAAGAAATCGAAGCAATGGAAGGCGAAGCAACTACTGAAGAGCCTGAAGTTGTTGGCGAAGAAAAAGAAGAATCTGAAGAAGAATAA
- the mfd gene encoding transcription-repair coupling factor: MKPIINEIIKRDTQFNALMEKVGDNNLLVTGLTPSAKAAMIAETYQSSHKQVLLVTNNLYQADKLEADLLQFVPDDELYKYPVQDMMTEEFSTQSPEFMSERVRTLTALAHERRGLFVVPLNGLKKLLTPKALWQSHQMVLNIGDDLDLDAFLTKLVSMGYRRESVVTNIGDFSVRGGIIDIYPLLGEPVRIELFDTEVDSMRLFDVETQRSLENVDTIEITTTHDFIMTESVRSHTVEKLTAAYEETRPKIEKSFRQDLKDTYDAFHITDEERFDPQVLRRLIAFMYEQSETIIDYFKDNAIVLVDEYQRVKETEDTLTEETTDFLQNLVESGKGFIGQRFMDDDAFETLIRQRQITYFTLFTASMPVKLDEIFKFSCKPVQQYYGQYDIMTSELQRFMRQEYRMVIVAETETKKERIQAMLSEMHVPTLLEPDIEAMLPGHAAIVEGSLSEGFELPYMSLVVITERELFKSRQKKTSKKRRKTLTNAEKIKSYQELNVGDYVVHVHHGVGRYLGVETLEVGDVHRDYMKIQYKGTDQLFVPVDQMDQVQKYVGSEDKTPKLYKLGGSEWKKTKAKVQSNVEDIADELIALYKEREQSVGYQFAPDTEEQHAFEMDFPYELTEDQDKSIREIKADMESARPMDRLLCGDVGYGKTEVAVRAAFKAVMSGKQVAFLVPTTILAQQHYETLIERMRDFPVEIQLMSRFRTAKEIKETKEGLKSGFVDIVVGTHKLLGKTIEYKDLGLLIVDEEQRFGVRHKEKIKALKANVDVLTLTATPIPRTLHMSMLGVRDLSVIETPPENRFPVQTYVLEQNANFIKEALERELSREGQAFYLYNKVQSIYEKREQLRMLMPEAEIGVAHGQLTERDLEETMLNFINGEYDILLTTTIIETGVDVPNANTLIIEEADRFGLSQLYQLRGRVGRSSRIGYAYFLHPQNKVLTETAEDRLQAIKEFTELGSGFKIAMRDLNIRGAGNLLGKQQHGFIDSVGYDLYAQMLEEAVNEKRGVKVEAQAPELEMDLRLDAYLPASYIQNEQAKIEIYKKLRATETHTQLMDIKDELLDRFNEYPQEVAHLLDSVEIKTYLLQVGVQHVKDTGKTIEILLTPAGTNRINGEELFRQSEPLGRSMTLGVKDGSMKVTLKKGNQWLESLKFLAKILAESLRLEDEVESGI; this comes from the coding sequence GTGAAACCAATCATTAATGAAATCATAAAGAGAGATACACAGTTTAATGCTTTAATGGAAAAAGTAGGCGACAATAACCTGTTAGTGACAGGATTGACGCCTTCTGCCAAAGCAGCTATGATTGCAGAGACGTACCAGTCGAGTCATAAACAAGTTTTATTGGTGACAAATAACTTGTATCAAGCAGATAAGTTAGAAGCCGACTTATTACAGTTTGTGCCGGATGATGAACTGTATAAATATCCTGTTCAAGATATGATGACTGAAGAGTTTTCAACACAAAGCCCAGAGTTTATGAGTGAACGTGTCCGTACATTAACAGCACTCGCGCATGAGCGTCGCGGGTTATTTGTCGTTCCATTGAATGGATTGAAGAAATTACTTACACCAAAAGCATTATGGCAATCACATCAGATGGTTTTAAATATCGGTGATGATCTAGATTTGGATGCATTTTTAACGAAGCTTGTGAGTATGGGGTATCGTCGAGAGTCCGTTGTAACGAATATTGGTGATTTTTCCGTTCGTGGTGGCATTATTGATATTTACCCACTACTTGGCGAACCGGTGCGTATTGAGTTATTTGATACAGAAGTGGATTCCATGCGCTTATTCGATGTGGAGACACAACGTTCATTGGAAAATGTTGATACGATCGAAATTACGACAACGCATGATTTTATTATGACTGAGTCGGTGAGATCGCATACAGTTGAAAAATTAACAGCAGCTTATGAAGAAACACGTCCAAAAATTGAAAAATCATTCCGCCAAGATTTAAAAGATACGTATGATGCCTTTCATATTACGGATGAAGAACGTTTTGATCCTCAAGTGTTAAGACGATTGATTGCCTTTATGTATGAGCAGTCAGAAACCATCATAGACTACTTTAAAGACAATGCGATTGTGTTAGTCGATGAATACCAACGGGTAAAAGAAACTGAAGATACATTGACTGAAGAGACGACTGACTTTTTACAAAATCTTGTAGAAAGTGGAAAAGGCTTTATCGGTCAGCGATTTATGGATGATGATGCTTTTGAAACACTGATTCGTCAGCGACAGATTACGTATTTTACATTGTTTACTGCATCGATGCCTGTGAAGCTAGATGAGATTTTCAAGTTTTCATGTAAGCCCGTCCAACAGTATTATGGTCAGTACGATATTATGACTTCTGAACTTCAACGTTTTATGCGTCAAGAATATCGTATGGTCATTGTTGCGGAAACAGAGACGAAAAAAGAACGTATTCAAGCGATGCTCAGTGAGATGCATGTGCCAACATTGTTAGAACCGGATATTGAAGCGATGTTGCCTGGTCATGCAGCGATTGTTGAAGGGAGTTTATCAGAAGGCTTTGAACTACCCTATATGTCTCTCGTTGTGATCACCGAACGTGAACTATTCAAATCAAGACAGAAGAAGACTTCTAAAAAACGTCGTAAAACATTGACGAATGCTGAGAAGATTAAGTCATATCAAGAATTGAATGTAGGGGACTATGTCGTTCATGTACATCATGGTGTGGGACGCTACCTGGGTGTTGAAACACTTGAAGTAGGCGATGTGCATCGTGACTACATGAAGATTCAGTATAAGGGAACAGATCAGCTATTTGTTCCTGTTGATCAGATGGACCAAGTACAAAAATATGTCGGTTCAGAAGATAAAACACCTAAGTTATATAAATTAGGTGGCAGTGAATGGAAAAAAACAAAAGCGAAAGTACAAAGTAACGTTGAAGATATTGCTGATGAATTGATTGCACTATACAAAGAGCGTGAGCAATCTGTCGGTTACCAATTTGCACCTGATACTGAAGAGCAACATGCTTTTGAAATGGACTTCCCATATGAATTGACGGAAGACCAAGATAAGTCAATTCGAGAAATTAAGGCCGATATGGAAAGTGCGCGCCCAATGGATCGTCTACTCTGTGGTGATGTGGGTTACGGTAAAACAGAAGTGGCCGTACGCGCGGCGTTTAAAGCAGTCATGTCAGGGAAACAAGTAGCATTTCTTGTTCCAACGACGATATTGGCACAACAACACTATGAAACATTGATTGAACGCATGCGCGATTTCCCTGTTGAAATTCAATTAATGAGTCGTTTCCGTACTGCAAAAGAAATCAAAGAAACAAAAGAAGGCTTAAAATCAGGCTTTGTTGATATTGTGGTAGGTACGCATAAGCTATTAGGCAAGACTATTGAATATAAAGACCTTGGTTTGTTAATTGTCGATGAGGAGCAACGCTTTGGTGTGCGACATAAAGAAAAAATTAAAGCCTTGAAAGCAAATGTGGATGTCCTCACATTGACAGCAACACCGATACCGAGAACATTGCATATGAGTATGTTAGGTGTGCGCGACTTATCAGTGATTGAAACACCACCTGAAAACCGTTTCCCTGTTCAAACATACGTCTTAGAGCAAAATGCGAACTTTATCAAAGAAGCATTAGAACGTGAATTATCTAGGGAAGGTCAGGCTTTCTACTTGTATAATAAAGTACAATCCATTTATGAGAAGCGCGAACAGCTGCGCATGCTGATGCCAGAAGCGGAGATTGGTGTGGCGCATGGACAGCTGACAGAGCGAGATCTCGAAGAAACGATGTTGAACTTTATTAACGGTGAGTATGACATTCTGCTCACAACAACCATTATTGAAACAGGTGTGGATGTGCCGAATGCGAACACACTGATTATTGAAGAAGCGGATCGTTTTGGCTTGAGTCAATTGTATCAATTACGTGGACGTGTGGGACGTTCAAGTCGTATTGGGTATGCTTACTTCTTACATCCACAAAATAAAGTGCTCACCGAAACAGCAGAAGATCGTCTACAAGCGATTAAGGAATTTACAGAGCTTGGTAGCGGATTTAAAATTGCGATGCGCGATTTGAATATTCGTGGTGCAGGGAACCTATTAGGAAAGCAACAACACGGCTTTATTGATTCTGTTGGTTACGACCTCTATGCGCAAATGTTGGAAGAAGCGGTTAATGAGAAACGCGGTGTCAAAGTGGAAGCACAGGCACCAGAACTTGAAATGGATTTACGATTGGATGCCTATTTACCAGCATCTTATATTCAAAATGAACAAGCAAAAATTGAGATTTATAAAAAATTACGTGCAACAGAAACACATACACAATTGATGGACATTAAAGATGAATTGTTAGATCGCTTTAATGAATATCCACAAGAAGTTGCCCATTTATTAGATTCTGTAGAAATTAAAACGTATTTATTACAAGTAGGCGTGCAACATGTGAAAGATACAGGCAAGACGATTGAAATCTTGTTGACACCAGCAGGAACGAATCGTATCAATGGTGAAGAACTCTTCCGTCAATCTGAGCCACTTGGTCGTAGTATGACACTGGGTGTGAAAGATGGCAGTATGAAAGTGACCTTGAAGAAAGGTAATCAATGGTTGGAATCACTGAAGTTTTTAGCGAAGATTCTAGCAGAAAGTTTGAGGTTAGAAGATGAAGTCGAAAGCGGCATTTAA
- the pth gene encoding aminoacyl-tRNA hydrolase, with protein sequence MKCIVGLGNIGKRYERTRHNIGFEVIDALLDQHQITLDKQKFRGAYTIARINGEKVMLIEPLTLMNLSGEAVGPLMDYYNIEIEDLLVLYDDLDLAQGNIRLRQKGSAGGHNGMKSIIAHLGTSDFKRIRIGIDRPTNGMSVPDYVLQKFSDSEMKTMQPVIEHVAKAVEAFIGGETFENVMTHYNGEIQ encoded by the coding sequence ATGAAATGTATTGTGGGTTTAGGAAATATTGGCAAACGCTATGAGCGCACAAGACACAATATTGGCTTTGAAGTCATTGATGCGTTGTTAGATCAACATCAAATAACATTGGATAAGCAAAAATTTCGTGGGGCTTATACAATTGCGCGTATCAATGGCGAAAAAGTCATGTTGATTGAGCCTTTAACATTAATGAACCTTTCTGGAGAAGCAGTCGGCCCATTAATGGATTATTATAATATTGAAATAGAAGACTTATTAGTGCTTTATGATGATCTTGACTTGGCACAAGGCAATATCCGCTTGAGACAAAAAGGGAGTGCAGGTGGTCATAATGGGATGAAATCCATCATTGCACACCTAGGAACAAGTGACTTTAAACGTATCCGAATTGGTATTGATCGACCGACCAATGGGATGTCCGTGCCTGACTATGTTCTACAAAAGTTTTCTGATTCAGAAATGAAAACGATGCAACCAGTCATTGAACATGTTGCAAAGGCAGTGGAAGCATTCATCGGCGGTGAAACTTTTGAGAATGTCATGACACACTACAATGGTGAGATTCAGTGA
- the spoVG gene encoding septation regulator SpoVG, producing the protein MKVTDVRLRKIQTEGRMKALVSITLEDAFVIHDLRVIEGNSGLFVAMPSKRTADGEFRDIAHPINSEMRKEIQDAVMKVYDETDEVLPAQEETEE; encoded by the coding sequence ATGAAAGTGACAGATGTTAGACTTAGAAAAATACAAACGGAAGGAAGAATGAAGGCCTTAGTATCAATCACACTTGAAGATGCTTTTGTTATTCATGATTTACGCGTTATTGAAGGCAACTCAGGTCTTTTTGTCGCAATGCCTAGCAAACGTACAGCAGATGGCGAATTCCGTGATATTGCACATCCAATCAACTCAGAAATGAGAAAAGAAATTCAAGATGCCGTAATGAAAGTATATGACGAGACAGACGAAGTACTTCCAGCGCAAGAAGAAACAGAAGAATAA
- the ispE gene encoding 4-(cytidine 5'-diphospho)-2-C-methyl-D-erythritol kinase has protein sequence MIYETAPAKINLTLDTLFKRDDGYHEVEMIMTTIDLNDRLSFQKRRDNKIVLKVDESFIPSDERNLAYRAAQLMKETYGIQQGVTITLDKNIPVAAGLAGGSSDAAATMRGLNRLFELDLSLEELSTLSAEIGSDIPFCVYGTTALCKGRGEQLELLKRPPSSWVVIAKSQAGLSTPEVYGGLDLSKPYDVHTEACLKAIEEEDYELMCQSLSNRLEPVSMQLQPEIEKIKRTMLNSGADGALMSGSGPTVYGFAQRERQARHIYNAVCGCCNDVYLVRTLG, from the coding sequence ATGATTTATGAAACAGCGCCAGCTAAGATTAACTTAACATTAGACACTTTGTTCAAAAGAGATGATGGTTATCACGAAGTTGAGATGATTATGACAACGATTGACTTGAATGATCGCTTATCTTTTCAAAAACGTCGTGATAACAAGATTGTTTTGAAAGTGGATGAAAGCTTTATTCCGTCAGATGAACGCAATTTAGCTTATCGTGCGGCACAGTTGATGAAAGAAACATATGGCATTCAACAAGGTGTGACGATTACTTTAGATAAAAATATTCCTGTAGCGGCTGGTTTAGCAGGAGGCTCCAGCGATGCTGCTGCAACGATGCGTGGACTGAATCGTTTATTTGAGTTGGATCTATCATTGGAAGAATTGAGTACATTGTCTGCAGAGATAGGATCAGATATTCCTTTCTGTGTGTATGGAACAACGGCTTTGTGTAAAGGGCGTGGAGAACAACTCGAGCTCTTGAAGCGACCACCATCATCTTGGGTGGTGATTGCAAAGTCACAAGCAGGTTTATCAACACCTGAAGTTTATGGGGGACTTGACTTAAGTAAACCATATGATGTACATACAGAGGCATGCTTAAAAGCGATTGAAGAAGAAGATTATGAACTGATGTGTCAAAGTCTATCCAATCGACTTGAACCTGTCTCAATGCAATTACAACCTGAGATCGAGAAAATCAAAAGAACGATGTTGAACAGTGGCGCAGACGGAGCATTGATGAGTGGCAGTGGACCAACTGTGTACGGATTCGCACAGCGAGAGCGTCAAGCACGTCATATTTATAACGCTGTATGTGGTTGTTGCAACGATGTTTACCTTGTGAGGACACTTGGTTAA
- a CDS encoding ribose-phosphate diphosphokinase: MLNTEYKNSSLKIFSLKGNEPLAKEVADQVGVELGKCTVKRFSDGEIQINIEESIRGCDVFIIQPTSNPVNVHLMELLIMIDACKRASAATISIVVPYYGYARQDRKARSREPITAKLVADLFETAGADRMIALDLHAPQIQGFFDIPIDHLMGVPILADYFINNKDIDPEKCVVVSPDHGGVTRARKLADILKTPIAIIDKRRPKPNVAEVMNIVGEIEGRTAIIIDDIIDTAGTITLAAQALKDKGATEVYACCTHPVLSGLAKERIENSAIKELIVTNSILLKDEQKPKNIKELSVAELLAQAIIRVYERESVSVLFV, from the coding sequence ATGTTAAATACCGAATATAAAAACTCGTCTCTGAAGATTTTCTCATTGAAAGGTAATGAACCACTCGCAAAAGAAGTAGCAGACCAAGTGGGTGTGGAACTTGGAAAATGTACAGTAAAACGTTTTAGCGATGGTGAGATTCAAATCAATATTGAAGAAAGTATTCGTGGTTGTGATGTTTTTATTATTCAACCAACTTCAAATCCAGTGAACGTTCACTTGATGGAATTATTAATTATGATTGATGCATGTAAACGTGCGTCTGCAGCGACAATTTCAATCGTTGTACCTTACTATGGTTATGCGCGTCAAGACCGCAAAGCACGTAGCCGTGAACCGATTACAGCGAAACTTGTAGCAGATTTATTTGAAACAGCAGGTGCAGATCGCATGATCGCTTTAGACCTACATGCACCACAAATTCAAGGATTCTTTGATATTCCGATTGATCATTTAATGGGCGTACCGATTTTAGCTGATTACTTCATCAATAATAAAGATATCGATCCAGAGAAATGTGTTGTAGTTTCTCCAGACCACGGTGGTGTAACACGTGCACGTAAACTTGCGGACATTTTAAAAACACCAATTGCTATTATTGATAAACGCCGTCCAAAACCAAATGTTGCAGAAGTGATGAACATTGTGGGTGAAATTGAAGGGCGAACAGCAATTATTATCGATGACATTATCGACACAGCAGGTACGATCACATTAGCTGCACAAGCATTGAAAGATAAAGGGGCTACAGAAGTATATGCTTGCTGTACACACCCAGTATTATCAGGCCTTGCTAAAGAACGAATTGAAAACTCAGCAATTAAAGAATTGATTGTGACTAACTCAATTTTATTAAAAGATGAACAAAAACCTAAAAACATCAAAGAACTTTCTGTTGCTGAATTATTAGCACAAGCGATTATCCGTGTGTATGAGCGTGAATCAGTAAGTGTATTATTTGTCTAA
- the glmU gene encoding bifunctional UDP-N-acetylglucosamine diphosphorylase/glucosamine-1-phosphate N-acetyltransferase GlmU, translated as MQRHAIVLAAGKGTRMKSKQYKVLHEVAGKPMIAHVIDQVQQSGVTNIVTIVGHGAEQVKATLGETSQYSFQAEQLGTAHAVKQAAEHLATQQGITLVVCGDTPLITSETLSKLMAHHEASKSQATVLSATTAQPFGYGRIVRDEQGALLEIVEEKDATEAQKAIQEISSGIFAFDNATLFTLLDQVDNNNAQGEYYLPQVLTLILQQQGHIGVYHTEDFDEIMGVNDHVALSRAEQAYRIRTNEYHMREGVTIIDPNTTYIGPDVIIGPDTIIEPGVRITGRTTIGSDVRIGQYSEIRDSQINDDAVIKQSVIAEAVVGAKSAIGPFAQLRPGADLGQETKIGNFVEVKKARIDDGAKVSHLSYIGDAEVGARTNIGCGTITVNYDGVNKFKTTIGKDVFIGCNANLVAPVSIGDGTLVAAGSTITDDVPEKSLALGRARQVTKAGYLDNESTES; from the coding sequence ATGCAGAGACACGCGATTGTTTTAGCAGCTGGCAAAGGGACGCGGATGAAATCAAAGCAATACAAGGTGCTTCATGAAGTGGCTGGGAAGCCTATGATTGCGCATGTGATTGATCAAGTGCAACAATCAGGTGTAACGAATATTGTAACGATCGTTGGTCATGGAGCAGAGCAAGTGAAAGCAACACTTGGAGAGACTTCACAATATAGTTTTCAAGCAGAACAGCTAGGAACTGCACATGCGGTGAAGCAAGCGGCAGAACATTTAGCAACACAACAAGGCATTACATTAGTGGTATGTGGTGACACACCACTGATCACCTCAGAAACATTATCAAAATTAATGGCACATCATGAGGCTTCAAAATCACAAGCAACTGTGCTATCAGCGACAACAGCTCAACCTTTTGGCTATGGTCGTATTGTAAGAGACGAACAAGGCGCACTCTTAGAAATTGTTGAAGAGAAAGATGCGACAGAAGCACAAAAAGCAATTCAAGAAATCAGTTCAGGTATTTTCGCTTTTGATAATGCAACGTTATTTACATTATTAGATCAAGTAGATAACAATAATGCACAAGGTGAATACTACCTTCCACAAGTGTTAACACTTATCTTACAGCAACAAGGTCATATTGGTGTGTATCATACAGAAGACTTTGATGAAATTATGGGTGTCAATGATCATGTTGCATTGAGTCGTGCAGAACAAGCGTATCGTATTCGCACAAATGAATATCATATGCGTGAAGGTGTGACGATTATTGATCCAAACACAACATACATTGGTCCAGATGTGATAATTGGTCCAGATACCATTATTGAGCCGGGTGTCAGAATTACAGGTCGAACAACAATCGGAAGCGATGTGCGTATTGGTCAATATTCTGAAATACGCGATAGTCAAATTAATGATGACGCAGTTATCAAACAATCAGTGATTGCCGAAGCGGTTGTTGGTGCAAAATCAGCAATTGGGCCATTTGCGCAGTTACGACCAGGTGCAGATCTTGGACAAGAAACGAAGATTGGTAATTTCGTGGAAGTTAAAAAGGCACGTATCGATGACGGTGCAAAAGTATCACACTTAAGTTATATCGGTGATGCAGAAGTGGGCGCCCGTACAAATATTGGTTGCGGTACGATTACTGTGAATTATGACGGTGTGAACAAGTTTAAGACAACAATTGGTAAAGATGTCTTTATCGGTTGTAATGCAAACTTAGTTGCGCCAGTGTCAATTGGTGACGGTACGCTTGTTGCAGCAGGTTCAACGATTACAGATGATGTTCCTGAAAAGAGTTTGGCACTTGGACGTGCAAGACAAGTCACAAAAGCAGGCTACTTAGACAATGAGTCAACAGAATCATAA
- a CDS encoding RidA family protein yields MKLINTQKAPAAVGPYSHAAIVNGMVYTSGQIPLNTEGEIVSDAIEEQTKQVIENLKVVLEEAGSDLDHVVKALIFLSDMENFQKVNEVYGSYFDAHKPARSAVEVARLPKDVKIEIEMIAEVKE; encoded by the coding sequence ATGAAACTAATTAACACACAAAAAGCACCAGCAGCAGTTGGACCATATTCACACGCAGCAATTGTTAACGGTATGGTTTATACGTCAGGTCAAATCCCATTAAATACAGAAGGGGAGATTGTGAGTGACGCTATTGAGGAACAAACGAAACAAGTCATTGAAAACTTGAAAGTTGTTCTTGAAGAAGCAGGCTCTGATTTAGATCACGTGGTTAAAGCGTTAATCTTTTTATCTGACATGGAAAACTTCCAAAAGGTAAATGAAGTATATGGTTCATATTTTGATGCACATAAACCAGCAAGAAGCGCGGTTGAAGTTGCACGTTTACCAAAGGATGTAAAGATTGAAATCGAAATGATTGCTGAAGTTAAAGAATAG
- a CDS encoding Veg family protein, which yields MPKSIVDIKNRLDCQLGNRIVLKANGGRKKTIERCGVLTETYPSVFVVELDPDKHNFERVSYTYADVLTQNVHVSFVDDDTYQEVSAR from the coding sequence ATGCCAAAATCTATTGTAGACATCAAAAATCGACTTGATTGTCAGTTAGGGAATCGTATTGTACTTAAAGCTAATGGGGGACGTAAGAAAACAATTGAACGTTGTGGTGTGTTAACGGAAACGTACCCATCAGTGTTCGTTGTTGAACTTGATCCGGATAAACACAACTTTGAGCGTGTGTCATATACATATGCGGATGTACTTACACAAAATGTACATGTCTCATTTGTCGACGATGACACTTATCAAGAAGTCAGCGCAAGATAA